The Musa acuminata AAA Group cultivar baxijiao chromosome BXJ2-5, Cavendish_Baxijiao_AAA, whole genome shotgun sequence genomic interval atatgtctcttgaattcaaaggctttgaattcaagaatgacttatctcaagtatggcatatagatagggggagttaaggttaactccgttatcaattgattgtcatcatcaaaaagggggagatttttgaatctcggatgttgatgatgaagtcaattgttatttgttatctaatccatatgttgagataagtgtgcaggattaactacgatggaagtaagaaatgcagtaggagttgcgtcagagtcaagaccatgatcacgttgggggttcgagagttcgacggaagtccggacggtcgtcagaggttctacgagaacaaatccgagaagtctaggagtttgccaaagaagctcgtcggaactcgccaagtggatcgtcacaagtccaggagtttgccggatgtccgccggagcatcgtcgagggttcgtcgaaagttcgtcggaagcttgccggaagaagcgattgacacaccagagaaagttgtagtaaatgtcttaagaaatatcgtagttagcatgtagattaagctgggaatgggaggtgatcccattgacttaatctgagggcaattgggcccttgacaaacccaaattgggccgaatggatcagcccattcggacccagaattcctgtcaagcggtggcatcgcccagggctcagtctccgagcaagactgggcggtggtaccgcccctgtcaagtggtgtaccgcctgggctcagtctccaagtaagattgggcggtggtaccgcccttgtcaggtggtggtaccgcctgagctcggtctccaatagGTAGTACCGCGCAGTCTGGCGGTAGTACCCCTAGGACCCCGAAATTTCGAGAAATGAtagttttgaactccaaattcaaaccagtttgaggcctatataaaccccaccctttcctacatgaaagggcactgaaaatccaatcttattaTGTGGTTTTTAGAGCTcataagtgttgtaaaggctagaagttctcctccctcttttcttccaagttttgatctttcaagagaggagagaaaattctgtaagggtcgtctcctaggcccgtcaaaaggagtgaaactgtaaaaaggtggttggccttcgcttattgaaggaaggcctctagtggatgtcggtgacctcatcggaggaggaagccaaaagtggatgtaggtcaagattgactgaatcactctaaatcttggtttgcatttacttgttgttatctatcttaactgcaaactgcctccatagctttacttcaactgcacttcgcctaatctaagttaaagcaatttctgaatcagctttcttatcaaaatcatttttatcgtacgaacatcgttttaaatcgtcgaaaattttccgctacactaattcaccccacccctctcttagtgctcttgattctaacaatatatacatgcactctTGCACTATATGTCATAGCATGTATATGCATTGCACGTCGTAACATATCTATGTACTCCCATATCGCACGTtatcatatatacatgtataccatatattttcatcttagttcattttttttttcttacaatatatatatatatatatatatatatatatatatatatatatatattcatatttagctTATGTCTAACTAATAACAATCATATCATTTgaaacatattttttaaaatatattatgaatataataatttatatgatcattattttatagtgaattaaacttatacttacatGATTTAATTCAAAAATGAAGATGATAGTAAAAGACCATATTCCTTCATGATCGAGTGTGCTAGGGAGTAGTATATCTATCAAATTTGGAGTATATAGCCATGAGATGCCTTAATTAAGAATACTAcctcttgaattattgatttataataatttataataataattcatataaatttgttgataaaattaataaaatatactaAACTCAacctaaaaatttatttaaatttcatcattaatttttaataattcatCCTATAATCAAATGAACTAGTTAGTATCACTAAAACTATTGCACAATTCTACGAAGAAATTTTACTTTACTATTTTAgataatcaaataatattaacATATCAAAAAATCTTGTAGAAAATTATGAGACATATAGAACTAAATATACACTAAATTTTAgcttaaaataaaatcatttgaaaGCTAAACTATTATCCTAATTTACTACCAATATGTATTCTATTTTGCTAAGACTGGGTTGAGACTATCTAAATTTATAGACCTTATATCTTGGTTTACATATGTGATATTCACTTAATTCTAAATTTTATAGAACCCTaagagaaatttttaaaacattTCAAAATAACAAAGCCTAATTATATCTTTAAGGGGTTCAATTCATCTTGAATAAAACTCTTTATTAGAAAATAGAGGATTTTGAGTACATACAATTGGGACACTCATAACTATATATACTAATATCATATTAAGATCATACTAAAGGCCTTGGAACCATAAAAGAATCAtacaaaatatatcaaaaaattaaatattaatttgaagTATAGGTTATTCAAAAGTAGCTAAAAGATATAGCAAGAAAAGAATTGAGTTTTTCTTATCTCAACCTTTTTTGGAGCTAAGGATTCATAGCCTTTATGAGAAAAGCTAAGAGAACAAcggaaagagagaaagagttgtagGTTATAATGTTAGTAAAGAGGATGATGTCAAAATAAGATAAATGTGCTTAAAAGATTACCTTAGGTTTTATGATTCAATCCCATTGgatcttattttaattttagTAACTTTAATTAAGTCAATTTAGTTTGATAAAGATGATATTTTCAATCTAAACTCATCTTACAATCTCATTTATTTATCTCAATATTTTTAGAATAACACTcatctttgatttatatttttatttaatgtttTATTACTCTATCCATGCCTTAACTTGTTATTCTTCACATATATGATGTTTAAAACTTAAAATTTCTTACTTTTAATCATgtttaaactcattcaaatcttgATATTTACTTAAAGTTGATTATAATTTAGCCACAACTTCTAATCACTACTATATGCATGCTTACTACCAAAGTTACCCTCGTACTTAAATCCGTTAGCGCACTAAAACTTGTTGCACCGAAGGATCATACCTTTTTCGTTATAAAATATGTTTAAAGTAAACATTGATTTTTATGAATACTCAACCAATATTTCATagaatactaaaaataatattttttaaaaataatatttttgaaaaacaTGTACTTCAACTTAAAAGCCAAAAATATAagcatattatttattatatttagaaatcataaatatcataaattatatTACTAAGTGAgagtattatatatattatttgtgttGGTGTgctaattataatttaatatgtgTGAGACTTGGATACCATATCAATATAAGAAAATCTCTTGCATTCTTTGTGAGATATCCTTAAGATACCTAGTAAGATACATCTAAATTATTACATATTCCTATCGGAGATGATTCTAAAGGTTTTCATAAGTTACTTAATGTAAACTAGTACAAGAAGGAGGACTTGATATTTAGAATCTTTATATTCTCAATTGTGCTTGTTTATAACTATTCATTTGGATGATGACTGacttaaaaaaatgattttatttggGTCATATGGActgtggggaaaaaaaaaaatatatatatatatatatatatatatatatctgtaattCTATTAGTCCCTCCGTAACCCTATTTTGCGCTCATGAAGCTTTAGAAGTGTGCTGCAACTTTTATTGTTGTAATGTTTCATACGGACATTTCATACTGGAGCTTGGACCCGACCGGACAACAAAATTGGTAGGATCCAGATCCAATTTTCCTTCTGTCGACTCGGGTTCTTAAATATGTGGTTCGAGATGGGATCAATGAAGGCTCCGGTTTCATGATTTGCCGTGACTGACATCCACACTGCAATCTAATGTAGTTAGAGAATTAAAACTCCCATGTTAGCTTGCAGGTCTTTCCGGTTCATTGTTATCCTAATTTTCGTATTCTATACTAGTCGGATTAAAATTTTCTGGCTGTAATAATTTAGCCTCCTTAGTTTTAAATTATTTGGCAAATTAAACCAATTACTAACTACTTAACCCTCTTTTATATCTCACCAACAGCTTTTAGTACAAGGAAGAAGGAAATATTCTAACGTCGAAGCCAAACCCAGTGATGCAAGCAGATCCATGCATAGCCACGTGCTCGACACCGCCGAAGAGCGAGTGATGTGGAGCGACACGTTTCCGTCCATCGGTACCTCTCCAAGACTCGACTAGCTTAGAAAAAGAGggcctctcctcttcttcccttcgcaCGAGGGAGGAAGACAACGAGAGCGATCAGTAATGGCGGAtaggggttgcgacgacgcttgcGGCTGCGCGGTGCCGTGCCCTGGTGACGACACCTGCAGGTACTCCTAGCCGTCGTTTCTTCTGTGGACCCTAGTCTGATGTCGCCCTCTTCTTCTCCATAATCGCTGGTTTCAACGGTGATTTAACTACGATCTTCTTGTTTCCTCTTCTCTTCCGGGGACAAATGGCAGGTGCTCGGCGAGGAGAGGGGAAGTCCGACACTCTCTGTGCAGGTGCGGAGATCACTGCATCTGCAACCCGTGCACATGCGGGCGGACGGTGGTTCGTCCCACTGTCGGACGCGCGGCATGTACGTGCCGACCTAATTGCGGCTGCGCGGCATGTGCCGCCGCCTGACGAAGCAAATCTAAACACTGTTTTCCTCTTACGCTTTGGCTGATACGAGAACAAATCGCTTAGACAGCGTAGTCTATCCTCGACCTCAACTATGGAACCAAGTGGATGAATAAATGATGCAGTCATTATGATGACAACGCATGGATCCGACGACAATAACGAAGCGGATGAATGTAAGAAATCATTGATGTTTTCTATTAATCTAATTCTACTCTTTTAAGTGTAACCTTTAAAGACACATCTTCGGACACACATCCGCAGACACAAGGTTCACCTATCTTTGTTCACATTATGAGAAATAATTTTGTCTCTAAAAGTATACAGCCACTTGTTCAATGTTCGATATAATCTTGCCACTCCGAGAAAGCCAAAAAGACATGTCGATGATAAAACGGTCAGTGTGGTGGTCTGCTTTCCGTGATCAAGCTCATGGTTCATATCATGCTGATGATTTAGGTGTTGTTTATTTTGTCAGTGGACATGTACCATAAAGTATATATACATTGTGAGTACTAAATAACGCTGCGTAAAGTCCACCACCCGATAAAATACAAGATTTTTTAAGCATGTCTAGTACGTAAACATGAAGCCTTCAACCGGCAAGCATATTTAGTACGTCAACATGAAGAGGCCTTCGACTGTTAACGTCTGCATAATTGTCCCTGCAGGGTCGTCATCCATCTCAAACTCAATAGGAAAAGCCAGACCCGGTCGTCATTTGCTACATTTCTTTTCCGCTCTTTCTTCGTCAGGAGTGTTACTTAATATTTTCTTAGGTAACCGATGTTGGTCGTGGTGATTTGTGTTTGGACTGGGGTGCAAGATTATGCTCGACGATGGAAGGAAATGGTGGAGAAGAGATCATAATCTGAGGTATACAAGTGTTTTTCGTTGGAGATGACGTTAGAGACAGATGACACTCGAAATGCCATTATATTGGTGAGGTGGTGACGCAAGTATCAGTCACGAGCGGCAAGAGTACGTAAATACCACTCGATCTACTTACTGTTGTATTGTACAAATAATAGTGAGTTTATAGGTTGGTTTTCTTTCTGCTGCACGTTGATTCCTCAGCACCGCACTTGATGTATGAATCAAAAGGTTGTTCCAAGTTTCCTACAGGATGGAGACCCACTTCATTCATCTCTCTCTTTTTACGGCCTACCCCTGCTTGCTCCTTTCTCTTCCTGCATCAATGGAATGGCCTAGGAGAAAGCAAATGGAAGGAAAATATTCTCATAATGGAAGAACATTAAAAGAAGGAAAACCAAAAGGGAATGGACTAAGATGATAATGGTTACTGCGATTTACTCAGCTTATGTATTTCTAGGTATGATCAGATATTTCTAAAATCATCATGGTAGGACCATGGATGAGTCGGCAAACAACGAGAAACCCATGGGTAAGGATTGGAGAGCATCCCAACACGCTTTGTTTCGTTTAAGCGTCCTTAATTATTGCACCCGATATCCTAATCTGTAGTGACATCATTGTATCTCTTAATCCTTGTATCGTTCCCCAATTAATGTTGCATCCGTGGAAAGCTTCTTTCATTTCTGGAGCCCACCGCTCAATTTCGCGCGGCACACATGTCGAGTGACCGACAAAAGACTGGAGTGTTATCTTTGTCCCCTTCCCTGACCCGTCGTAACCAACCACCGAAACCCTTGCCGTCCCAACCTCCGGTTCGTCATTCACACGACACACTCAAACCGACCGTTCATGTCCCAACACATCACCCTTTCTAATTCTCCCAACACATCCTATGAACTCCTCCGGTACACACTCTTGAAACTGATACATACCTCATATAACGGTGAGCTGGAGATAGTATTTCTGTGTATAATCAAGCACAAGGAATGCATCTTGTAATTAATACTTACCATAAGTAAGACGATATAGTTAGTTCATTCTTACGACTTTATACTTGCAGTTTTGTTACGTTGTTTCAACCAAAATGCATACCTTTCGTGTTCATGTTTGCTGTGTCATCCGCTACACGAGTTGCAccgaaaaaacaaaagaaaaaagggaGAGACAAGGGACGGTTTCACACATCACATCACCACATTGACTCGTTTCACGCGCAATCTAACGTCATTGGGTTACAAACACACCCACGTTTACGTAGTTGACCGCCACCGATCGTGAGAACCCGGTGGACCGCAGACGGAGTGTCCCCTAAATCCCTACTCGATTTCGTGTCTACCACAGACCTCATAGCGGACCCCGCCGGTCGACATGACCCTTCCGCTCCGATTCTGTGAATCCCCGGTTGTGAGGGGGTGCGATGGCGCAGCGACGGGGGATCAGATCAATTTGCGTATCTTAAAGACTATAATCAAGCGCTTGCATCCATAGTCGGACGGATGCGATGTGATGCACGGATCTCACAGTGAGACGAGAGCCACGAACGATGAGAAACCACTAGGGGACGTGATTCTGTGTCACTCGTATGATCGTCGAGATTGCTTTTCGAGCGAGGAAGGGGGCCGGGATTCTTGTGCCGACCCCACTATTGAGTGGTAGGGTCATCCCCGATTGTTTTCCGGGTCCGTTCAGCCCCGTGCCGGTAGCAGAGCCCGCGCGAGAAAGGAGGGCCTCCGACGGAGAAAGCGGAGGATAAAGATGCACGAACCCATGAAAGAACGAGGAGAGGTAAAGGCGAAGAAAGTGCTTCTTCCATGTCTGCTTTCGACCTCTCGTTGCCTCTCTTTCTTCGCTTCATCTGCGGCGCCGGAACAATAGAGAAAGAGGACAAACCAGGAAGAGGAAAGAGCCAGCTCCCATGGATAACGAAATAAACTGTTGTTGTCCTGGTTAGCAGCTGTTAGCGACTCCACCGTTTTCTCCCCTCCCTCCCCTCGGGATTCTCGTTCCGCCTCCCTTTTCTTTTGTCTGTGTGTTCTTGCTATTTTTTGTGGACTCCCCTTTTTCTGCCTCGATGGACTTCGTCGGATGTAGGACGGAACGAGCTGAGACCGTCCCCATTTTTTAATTGGGGTTATAGGACGAATCCTGTCTCTAGATTTCGGTTTAAAAAAGTCATATTTTGTTTGCtactgcgagagagagagagagagagagagagagagagagggaggagttgAGGCGAGGAGGGGAGAGAGGAAATCGCGGTGGTTCCTCTTTCCCTTCGGCGATAGGGCAATGAAGGTGGGTGCGATTGAGGTTCCTTTTCTGGGAGCATATTTGTGTTGATCGGGAGTTCGGGGTGGAGATCTTTGGCGTAGATGAGCTGCTTTGCTTGTTTTTGCCCTTGCTGTAGGGAGACGAGCTGCAGGAAAAAGGACAGCGCAGGCGTCCAGACCAACTCCGGATTGCTTAGCGATTCTTCCAGTGGGTGTCTCTGGCGTCTACATTCGAACTTCTTTTTCGTGTTCTTTCGCATTATCTTGTTCTTTGGGATTttcaccgaaatttttggttttttatGTGTGATTAGAGAGCGGGAACAAGATTTCATCACTTGCTGCGGATCCGGGTAACTGCGCGCGGAGCTTTGCTTTCCGAGATCTCGCTATCGCCACTCAGAATTTTAAAGAAGCCAACTTGATCGGTGAAGGGGGCTTCGGAAGAGTATACAAAGGGCGGCTAGACTCCGGCCAGGCAAGTCCCCATTCTTTtcgtccttttccttttttaATTGTGATTCTGGTCATTTTTGCATCACGATTGTGCTTTTTAATCGGGTTTGGATGTTGACGAGCAGGTGGTGGCTATTAAGCAGCTAAACCGGGATGGGCTTCAGGGGAACAACGAATTCCTGGTCGAGGTTCTCATGCTGATCATGCTACGGCATCCGAATCTTGTGAGTTTGTTTGGATACTGCGCTGATGGAGATGagagactcttggtttatgaataCATGCCAAAGGGAAGCTTGGAAGATCACTTGTTTAGTAagctctctttttctttctcgcaAACATTCCAGATCCAATGTCATCTCTTTGCTCTGCTTCTCCTTTGATTGGTTTCTTCTGCCCTGTCCATTGCTGAGATATTTTGTTCTAGGATCTGATGCAGTTTTTATATTGGTGTGTGGACTTGTAGTAGAGGATACTTCTAATTCTAGTAAGTACAGAGCAATTTGTTTAATTGAATTCGCTTGTTCGTATGTTATGACCTTGATCTATGTCCCAAGCCCATGGATTTTCATTAGTGTACTGTTAGCTGCAGTTGACATAAAAAATTGGTGCAGATTTGTTTAATTGCATTTCCATCTTCTCATGTGATGACCTTGTTGCGTGGATAACTTTGCCAAAGACCCAGCGATTGGAGAacaattgaattgaattgaattgaattcATTAGACACTGGAAAAGCCCAGACAACTTTTTGTTGAAGGACAATGATTAAAAAATGTATAACCTAAAGCACCAGCTTTCAAGGAAAAGGATTTGATTGGACTATGGTTACTTTTAACATTCTTTTGTCTCATTTACAGGGTATTAGTGTGGAAGTACAATTCTCTGTTGTCACAGCTACATGGTGTTTTCAAGTATTATCTTACTGTATCAACACAATTGCACAATACCTTTGGTTTATGCAATTTCGACTAGCTTATTTAAGAAGTTATgctacatttgattagctttttaGCTAATAGACAAACTCTTATACAAGTGACCAGATAATAGCATGACTTGTATCAACTGCTATGATGTATATTATCTATTCCAAATAGCTGTTGTTGTTTGTCCAAAATTTTGTCTCATAGCAGTTATGCTTATCTGGACTGGTTTTAGCTTTTGGCAAACTCATCGAAATGACCAAAACATACCATTACTGGTTCCTTATATCACAGACACTTGGTTTATTCTAAAATGCACTTCTGGTTGATTCATGTTTGGAGAGTCTTTCACTTGTATGTCTAGTTCGATGAGTTATGAATTGAAACTTTGGCCTCTCTGGTATTACTTCTTTTTTCCTGTTTATTATTTGTTACAAGTAAATAAAAACTTGAAAACCAGAGTAAACATGTTCTTAACTCCATTTCAGTTTCTTGTTTCAAAAGTGGAATCGTTTCTGTCTAAGATTAACATATTTCTTCAAGTTATGTTCAGAAGAACTTCCTGGCACATAAAGTGGTTTTTCAATGTTCACTTGAAATGCATATGCTCATTCATATACATGCAAGGGGATTCCAAACAGCGAAGCTCCACTATAATATGGGCTTACGTTCTCTCATAATAATCATTTAGAATCcagtatgaaactaattaatgTTCAGCACTTCAGCTCCGAGCTAAACTTGTATGCTAAGTGATCTGGATTTGAGAACGTAACAAAAATATGTGTCAATTTCAAGGATGGCTGACTATGAATAGCTTGTTCGAAAATCATTTTATGACTGAAGACTTCAAACATATTATCGAAAATTATATTAGTTAACTATAACATTTGCTTCTAAAGTAAGAGACATACATTATCAAGGGTACTAAGGAATGTGGTGAGTATCCTGCTGAACAataatttatgatttgcaatcaaCAACtccagaaaagaaaaaggatttgATGCTTTAATGAACTAATCTTTTGTGCAGAAACAGATGCTTTCCTTCTTCAATGACAGTCACGAAATGTATAATTTTCTATTAATTGCATTAATGGTGCTAATGCATGGGTGTGCAGCTCCTTTGTATATGTCCTTAAATTTCTCAACTGCATGTCATATTTTGGTTGCCTTTTAGATAAACCACATTTTTTATTTTCGAAGCCCTTCCATGTGATTTATATTtatttgttaaatctcagatccaTCTCCTGTCAAACCACCGCTCGAATGGAACACACGAATGAAGATCGCTCTTGGTGTAGCCAGAGGGCTCACATATCTACATGATGTTGCAAATCCTCCTGTTATTTACCGAGACATGAAGGCTGCAAATGTATTGTTAAGCAATGACTTCGATCCAAAACTTTCTGATTTTGGACTTGCAAAACTTGGGCCTGTTGGTGACAACACACATGTTTCAACAAGGGTGATGGGAACTTATGGTTATTGTGCGCCTGACTATGCGATGACTGGTAAGCTGACACTGAAATCTGATGTATATAGTTTTGGTGTGCTTCTTTTGGAGCTGATCACTGGGCGAAGGGTCTTTGATTCTTCAAAATGTGGTGGTGAACAAAATCTAATAATTTGGGTAAGCGATCTCGGTCAGTACAATTTTTATTGATCTAGTCTACGCCATGCCATGTCATGCCTTGATGTTTCTGCCCATTAATTAAAGTGCATTCATACTTGGACCATGTCTGGCCCATATTTATCCTGATACCTATTGTCAAAGGCATATATGAATCTGCCTGCCATGCCTCACCATACATGTATTTTTGTGCCATGCTAAGACTAGCCagctcacttttgtcaagtggctCAGGCTACTAGGTGATACATAAAATGTAGCTATCTTATTGCAACATGACTGCAAGCCTTTGTCTTCTTGGCCATGCACGAACACATTTTCCCTTTTATAACACAAAATAGCTCCTCAACAAATCATCTCCATTTTTTTCAACAGCAGGATGTCTCACATTCAATTCTTCCTACAGGCGAACTCTTCTTGTACTGTTGTACTATCAAATAAATCTAATTTAAACAAAGATTTGCTTGATCTTACTTTTCTGCAAAAAGATGCATATTACATTGGTTGTCTCGATTTTGTTGTCAGTTAGTAGTGGCTAGTAAAAATGTTCAGTTCTTTTAGAAATACTTTATACAAATTCAACATATCTGTAAGTTTCTGTTATATTTTACCTTGTAGTTTACAGCAATTTGGACTGTGACACTGAATACATAATAATTTTTAACATTCTACATCAGAAGAAAATTCTAATAGGTTTTTCTTTTATCTAATTTGCCAAATCTAGAAGCAAGTGAACGAAACTTAATGCTCTTGAATGTACTCTCCACATGGAAACAGTCTTTATTATTCCATATATTTTTAGCTATCATTGATTTCTCTAGCTCAGACACTGCATATAAACACATTCATGTTGCTATTCTTTCATTTCTTGCACATCaagcttattttttatttttcatatagtTGTAGCcaaaatttatttcatatgtTGCTGCTATAAATACAtacagagataaaaaaaaaaaacatttggaGATGAACATCCATCCTACAAAGGCAAACTCTTGTATAACTTGCATAACACATGTAAGTCGTGCATTTTTGGGAATGCATGCATCATTTGACGAACTGAATAAATGCAGTCAGTATTGAGTAGGTAGGCTTGATAATTTTCCAACTtctgttttttgttttctatcaTTTACGTTTTGTTTCTGTATTTCAGGCAAGGCCATTTCTCAATGATAGGAGGAAGTTCCACCAGTTGGCCGATCCATTTCTTCAAGGCCGCTACTCACCACGGGGCTTTCACCAGTTGGTTGTCATTGCCTCAATGTGTCTTCAAGAACAGCCCCACGTTCGGCCCATCATCGCCGATGTGGTTGTTGCCCTCAATCATGTGACGTCTCAGCCATATATCACTGAGCCTGCTTTGCTTCAAAGTTCATGAGGTCCCCTCGACCATCATCGCCTTCCAAGGAGGTTGTTAGTACACCATCCAGAGGTGTGGCATGTtttgagaaatatataaatatgagCCTCTAAGTTTGCAAGCTGAGGTGTGGCATGTTTACGTTAAAAATCAAGGATTGAAGTTTCAACACTATATTCTAGAAGAAGGATAGTGGCGAAAGTCACTTGTTGTATGGTGCCTCTTAAACACTATGCTTGTAGAGTTGGTGTTGATTGTTTCATACGGATAAATTAGACATCATACACGGAGACTCAATGTATTTACGATGGTCAAATGTGAATAGTATCTCTTGGTAAGGTGGTCAAGGCAAGGATGATTGTTCGTGAGG includes:
- the LOC103974524 gene encoding LOW QUALITY PROTEIN: probable serine/threonine-protein kinase PBL21 (The sequence of the model RefSeq protein was modified relative to this genomic sequence to represent the inferred CDS: deleted 2 bases in 1 codon) — its product is MSCFACFCPCCRETSCRKKDSAGVQTNSGLLSDSSKSGNKISSLAADPGNCARSFAFRDLAIATQNFKEANLIGEGGFGRVYKGRLDSGQVVAIKQLNRDGLQGNNEFLVEVLMLIMLRHPNLVSLFGYCADGDERLLVYEYMPKGSLEDHLFNPSPVKPPLEWNTRMKIALGVARGLTYLHDVANPPVIYRDMKAANVLLSNDFDPKLSDFGLAKLGPVGDNTHVSTRVMGTYGYCAPDYAMTGKLTLKSDVYSFGVLLLELITGRRVFDSSKCGGEQNLIIWARPFLNDRRKFHQLADPFLQGRYSPRGFHQLVVIASMCLQEQPHVRPIIADVVVALNHVTSQPYITEPALSKFMRSPRPSSPSKEVVSTPSRGVACFEKYINMSL